A region from the Phycisphaerales bacterium genome encodes:
- a CDS encoding methyltransferase domain-containing protein yields MTTTPTTLDTRREKERAKYVALAAKPGSTYGSTNHGKLAVPIIQKFTPRFVVDFGCGRNDLVRDLRRLGIDGLGVDFAFPDADLVRPMHKTALHTGVADVVTSFDALEHLLPEDVDAVLAEMRRVAKPRGNFVFSICTRPSKTTVAGEGLHPTVRPLDWWLDRIGRVATVINPRADRRFIVGRFKGGSDRGGGGCCGA; encoded by the coding sequence ATGACGACGACCCCGACGACTCTGGACACTCGCCGCGAGAAGGAACGAGCCAAGTACGTGGCGCTGGCCGCCAAGCCCGGCTCGACGTACGGCTCGACCAACCACGGCAAACTTGCCGTCCCGATCATCCAGAAGTTCACGCCGAGGTTCGTCGTGGACTTCGGATGCGGCCGCAACGACCTCGTGCGTGACCTGCGCCGGCTGGGGATCGACGGCCTGGGCGTGGACTTCGCGTTCCCGGATGCGGACCTCGTGCGCCCGATGCACAAGACCGCGCTGCACACGGGCGTGGCGGACGTCGTCACGAGCTTCGACGCCCTCGAGCATCTGCTGCCAGAGGACGTAGACGCGGTCCTCGCGGAGATGCGCCGTGTGGCCAAGCCGCGCGGCAACTTCGTGTTCTCGATCTGCACCCGGCCCAGCAAGACCACCGTCGCCGGCGAAGGTCTGCACCCGACGGTGCGCCCGCTGGATTGGTGGCTCGACCGAATCGGTCGTGTCGCCACCGTGATCAACCCGCGAGCTGATCGGCGGTTCATCGTCGGGCGATTCAAGGGTGGAAGTGATCGGGGGGGTGGGGGGTGCTGCGGTGCGTGA